The following nucleotide sequence is from Camelus bactrianus isolate YW-2024 breed Bactrian camel chromosome 34, ASM4877302v1, whole genome shotgun sequence.
CAATGAGGCGCACACAACCACAACACTGGCTGGTAGCATCTTTTGAAGGGCACCTTTATGCCGACTTTTCCCTCCATCACAAGTCCATGCTAGAATCACATTTtacattatttacatttattattatcaGTTCTTCAGTACCTGAAAGGTATAAACAGGGATTCAATGGGAGAAAATGGGAACTGAAACCCCAGCTATGCCAGGAACACACAGCGAGACTGCCTTGTTCTGCAAAACAGAGTCTTCAGTTTCTCTGCAGAGGGTCAGAAGTCGCAGTTGTCGCTGGAGAACCATTCACCTCCACGTGACCCCAGCAACACGTGGCCCCAACCTCAGAGAGGCGGCTGGAGCCCCTGCAGCTCCACCCTGGCCGCCCTTCTCTCACAGGCGCACCGCCTCAGCTCACGGCAGTCCTTTGAGAAAGCCTTTCCGTTGAGGATGGTCACGCAGTCCCTGCTTCTTAGGCTGCTGAAATCTATTGTAATctcaaaccttaaaaaaaaggggggggggagttaATTGTTTCAcagtttatttctaaaatgaaatgcTAAGTACCCAAAAAGTACACAGGGATGGACCTTAGCTTGATAAAATTACAGAATAGATACCCAGAATGAGTTTACTGGAAAGACGGGGTCAACAGTCTCTTTTCTCTCAGTCCCTCAATTTCCAGGTGCATTCTTAGTCACCTCAGATCAcccaaaacaacagaaatgattTCTAACTAAAATTAGAATTTAATTCGATGTACTTTACTGTTGTAAATTCGATGGAATTAACTGCCATCTAGAAAATTATCTATCTCATCTGTGACTCAGTTTatttaactgtaaaataaaagtaattacaTTGAATACGTACCATTCCCTGGTAAAATACATCCTCTTTATGGGTATATAGAAAGGTGTGTGTTCAAACACAGCTTTAAACTGTCATATATGCTGATGCAGATACACATCTGCGATTTCAAAGGCtaccacacacactcacaggagtaaaactaatttttaataatattcttGTTTACATTGTCAGTAAATCGATTCTCAGagactgtatttttaaagatgtgcTCCCCAGTTCACTGCACAGAAAGCCAAGAAATCTGAGGTCTTACACTATCTCTGGGTGTGGACAAGTTGTGGGGTTGCGTCACCATCGCAACTTGGACGTCAGTTTATTCATCCATAAGAGACCtcagtctttctctctttctctctctcagtgaatcccagtctgtccctctcACTGGTTCACAAGCCATTCTGGGACTAAGCACTATGTTTTATACATCTTTGGACGTCCTCCAACAAACACAGTATCCCAGCTCAAAGCAGATGTTCCAATAACGCTTGTTGAACCAAACTGCTGGACTCTGGTCACCCAAGCAAAACCTCGCTATTCAGTGCCTCTCCCAGGAAACGTGCTGAAGGCTTACAGTTCAGAGGAGTAAGGGGCTCCGTCCATCCACAGCCAGGCCTTGCCGCTGCCGTTGCGGGATAGCCCTGTCCAATAAGAGTAGAAAAACTCAGAGTAGCTCTGGGGCATGGCAAAGTCCTGTGAAAGGCACACAAGAAAACTTCAGCTTTAGAGATGCCATACTACATGCGGACAGAGATGGGTCAGGCTGGCCAGCGCTTTTAGTACAAGAACAACACCGGAGTACATTTAAGAGAAAAGGTGTCCATGCTGAGGTCAGTTAATTTGTCCCAGCTGAAGAATTATTGCGTCTTAATAAACATGGACTATACCCTGAAGTTCTGAAGCTGACAATCATATCAACCAGGATTTATAAATAACCCACTATTTTCAAGTCACAGGATTAAACACAGGATTAAACAAGACTGACATAAAGAATATGTGCAGTGATTCTGGGAAACGGAAGGAGACCTAAGGAGAAATGCCAGAATGGGGAAGAaatctttgtttgtttatttatttatttaattctctaatttttttgaattgaaatatagtcggtttacaatgtcacaatgttgatttctggtgtacagcacagtgattcagttatacatatacatacgtattctttttcatattctttttcattctaggctaTTACAAGGGGTTGCATATCactccctgtgctctatagtaggaccttgttgttaatctattttatatatagtagttagtaactgcaaatccccaactcccaatttatccctccaacctcccccctttcctccctagtaaccacaagtttgttttctagctctgtgagtctgtttctgttttataaataagttcatttgtgtcatttgtttttttagattccatatatcatatagtatttttctttctccttctggcttacttcacttactgtgacaatctccaggtccaaagATTCATAATCTTTACAAATACATGTGAAAGGAACTGaccaggaaggaggaaagaataatGAATACACTTTGATGCAGAAAGAGGTAAGAGAAGAATTTATAAGGATGATTTATGTCTCaggcaaagaaggaaagaaagaaaagtgtttcatatatatgtatacacatgtttgtttatttacatatatgtaattcCTTCTCTACTGGCCATATTGAAGATGTTTAAAGTAATTTATTTCCTTCTATCTAGCCTCACTCTTTAACTCAGAAGTTATCTAAATCTATTTTGATTAtccatttttatgtctttcttttccACTATACTATGAGTTCCTTGAGGACATCcactttgttttattcattttcacatcCTCAGTCTCTCAAATAATTAATGGCACATACGGATTCCATAAAAGATTACtggaaatataaatgaaattatcacTAAGCAATAGTCACAGAGCAGGCATAACAAAAGCACTGAAGTTGAAAATATTGTTTCCAAGTGAATGGTGCCCCCCCAATTGAATGGTACATTGTTAGTTGagtatttatttcaattaaataacTCTTTGTTGATAAACTACTCAGTGCCCAGACCTTTGCTAACacagtgttaaataaataatagtcaCACTACTTGAGGAACTGAATCCAAAGGCAATGACAAATGTAAGAGAAAGGGGAACACTCGTACCATTTTAATACTGCACTTGAGTTGTATGTACTTAGCTCAGTATGTgcccattttattttcctatttgctTTGACCAGCCTGTGTTAGACTGTAAACCTCTGGAAGGCAGGATATTCACCTGAAGACGATGGCAATGATTTACTTAAATATCTTTCCATCAAAAGTTTTGTCGGTTTCACATGGAAGAGCGAGAAGTTCTACTTTCATCTTTCTGATGTTGCATCAATATTGTTCCCTTTCTACCCAAACCAAAGGAGGTAAGAAATTAAGGTATTCTTCACTTGACTCCTGACTGATGGGGAGTTTGAGGGCTTTCTCTCATGTTCCTAAGGGGTGGATTTTGTGGAGATCATTCCACAAAGGATGATCTCAGGGGATCAGTCAGAGCAATAGGAATACGGTTTAGCCCTCGATTGCAACAAATGGGAAAATCTGTAGACACTGACTCGTTAGAATCTTCCTGCACACTCTCTTAAAGTCCCTTTTTTTGAGAACACTTCAAACACTGACCAAGCCTCAGGACCTTACCAGCACTTCTTGTGTGTTTATCTTCAGCATGGTCGAGTTCTCAGCAATGCAGAAATATTCACAGCCCTGCCAGCTCCTGCTTTCTTTATAGAACTGGTAGCATTTGTCCCCATGCCACTTCCACATTTCTGGGCAAGGGCTGCATCTGTGTTCTTGAAAAGGAACCAAATTTGGTAAGTTATTTTCTACCCTTTCTTCTCTTGAAATTCAATAATACCTGATGACCCAAGAAATAATTGACCCCCTTTCTCTTAGACATTTAATTGTTCAGGCAATGAAAATTACAAACGTTCATCGAACATCTGCTACACGCCAGGAATTGTCTTTGGTACTGCACATACATTGGGAATTAGAACAGACACTGCCGCTTTTATGGACGATAGAATCTggtcatgaatgactgaaacatcagTGTTCCTTGCCCTGTGTAATTCAGCATTCAGAGAGGATATTCAATTCGTAAAGAACTTTCCATCTGTTCAGAAACTCAATATATATGCACTGTATTTGAGAAACCATTACAGtttctatcattttcttcttatataataatatataattcttatataataataaaaaggtttttttttttttactgaaatgtatACCAATAGGATATGGATCTTTTCTCAgttaaaatataaggaaatgaatttttagaaaaaagatcACATGAATACTAACCCAAGCCTGAACTGGAACAGTAAATCCCCATGTGTCAGAAATTAAGAGGGGGCATCAAAGTcagagaaataaatgcacaagTCAAGGGGGAAACGGACTCTGCGGCTAGTGGTTGAAAATATAAGAACAAGGTCCTGAGATCCATGGTGTAACATCCATGTGGGCACATGGCCTTGGGGCTTGAAGAATTGGGTACCTGTAACCAAGTCCCTTGTGCATGTAGGGTGGGGTAGAGACTCAATCATTCCACAAAAAGGTCTTGCTTTTAAAAGCAATCCAGTGTCAAAATGTTAACATGTTAAAATCTGAGTGGTCAATACGCAAATGGAAATTACattgttgtttgtatttttctgacTGTTTGAAGTATTTCATAAAGTAAAACGaggctttaaataaataaataatttgggaGATGTGCTTGGAAAGTCAGGTTATATCTCTGGCCGAGACCTTATTTCTTATATATCCAACTGCCTATTCAGTGCTTCACCCTGATGTCTAAGTTATATTTCAAATTCAACATGTTTGAAACAGGATTCCTGACTGCCAACCTTTCCCCTCGTAACCACAGAATTCTTCCCCATTTCACTTGATCTCATCTCTGCTTCTAGTTGCTTTGCCCTAGAATTCTGGCGTTTTCTTTGACTGCTTTATTTCTCTCACACCCCATTCTAGTCCATCATGCATTTACATCCACTGATATTATCCCAGCTGGGGCACCATCTCCTCTGTGATTTCTCTGTTTCTATCCTTCCCTCTCCGGGTCTACTTTCAACATACTTGCAGAACGAGCCTCTAAAAACTCATGTCAGATGCGTATTTCCTCTGCTCAAGATCCCATAATGAATCTTCATTTTGCTCCAGATGGAAGCCAGATCCCTTACGATGTCCCCTAATGCCACAAATAACCTCTACCACACCCCCTATTCGTCTTCTACCCTCTCAGTCTACGGCACACAGATTCTTCACAATTCCTTGAATATGGAGGTGCATTCACAGTTTAGGGCTCTTGAACTTCCTACTTCCCAGCCCTGGTTTATTCTTTCTCCCTATGTCTGCATCTCTCAACtcttcaagtctttgctcttACATCATCATCTTTATTAAGGGCTCGTGGTATCCCTCTTTAAATTAGCAACGCACCATCCCTGAATCCGTAATCTCCCTTCCTTTGTCTACTTTATTCCCCACAGGATTGATTACTCTCTcatacattatgtatatatattgaccAATCAATCTTGTGTGCCTGGAACCTAGGGTTTCCCAGAATGCAAGATCTTCAGTATTCAAACTGGAAAAGTTTTGAGCAAACTCACAGAAGCTGATGAttatatttcatgtttttaaatctatttattaCCATCACCCCAATAGAATGAGAGGTCCATGAGGACAGAAGTCGGTGTGTGTTTTGTATAGTATGCATCAGAAGGCCCTTAATGAATACTAGCtgagtggatagatggatggatgggtggatgaatgggtggatggatgcgtGGATGAATGGATACTGGGAAAGAGGAAAGTAAGAAATGGACAGCAGCAAAATAAAAGTGGGAAGAAACATCAAACCAAGAACATCATTAATGCATCTGCATGTAGATTTTATATTTAAACCAAATATagtttatttctgtaattttctttatatttgtctttatacaACTAGATGTAAAATGGTTTCAGAGAAACCTGATCATCTTTTGATGATATGGTTcccaatagagaaaaaaatgcaagaatgTGCACTGGGTTGTTAGATAcatagaaagcaaaaaaaaaaaaaaaaaaaaaaaaaagaaacaaacaaccaaaaaaaaaaaaaatcccaaaactaCATGAGGTGGTAGATGTGTTAATTATCTTGAACTTGATGGTACATATTAAATAATCACATAGTATACTTTAAATAGATATAATTATATTTGTCAGTTAATCCtcaatgaagttaaaaaagagtaaagaaaagaaagaaagtgtgACCAGTGAGCTCATGGGTCCCGTGGGAAGGATGCCCTCGAAGAAGTGGAAGCGTGCACACTGGCGTTACCTACTGGGTGACCATGCAGTCAGGCTGTCTGGTTAGTGTGGGAACCAGCGTGTATGTGGGAGACTGGGAGACCTCATTCTACTGCAAAGTccctgaaagaaaactaaaaactgGGGACTTGGAAACGTATGTTGCTTCCTATGCGTGCATGATaaggagaacagaaaagaagGCTGACTTGACTAGACTTGGGTATTAGGAAACCCCAAaaggacagaaggaaaagaaggcacAGGGCTGAGGGGGTGCTCCTAAGCCTATCCAGTTGCAGTAACCACAGCACGCTTCATCTGCCCTTGGCTTTGTTGTCCTACGTGGtccttattaaaatgcagatttttggtACCCAGACAAGTCATACTACGTTAAAATAACTGGAATTTGCCTTTTTAACCCGATCCCTATATGATTCTTAAAATTCAAGAACTGTAATTATGAGTTCATTAACATCTTGAAGAGGAAAGATTTGTAAACGCGTTATGAAATGTTTACTACTCTTTGGTGTTTATGTGCCaaagtaaattaagaaataaccctgtattttatttactagtaGTGTTATTTGGGTTATTCAAAGTTAAttgtatttatgatttaaaatgtctGGATTTGATGAATCCTCTCATGTGTAGTAACACAGACATAGCTGAACTACATGATCCCAATAACTGGGGGGATCTCAGGAGGTCCAAACTCTTTATGAAGTTTGCCAGACGGCTAGTTAAATAGTACAGGGTTCCCAGGTGCACTGAGGGGAGACAGCCCTCTCTGGACAGAGATCCTGAGGGCAGAGGGGGGGCGCAGTGATCAGGACTCACCTCCAGTTTTGTTGTAGAGCTCGCGGCAGAGTTTTTCAGCCACGTGATGCAGAGTTTCTGCGAGCTTCCTGTTCTGGGTTTGGAGAGACTGCAGCTGTCGGGAGAGATTCCCCAATCTTTCCTCCTTTTGAGAAATGCTGTCTTGCTGAGCGTTGGAGAGCTGGTAGAACTGAAAAACTAACCCAA
It contains:
- the CLEC1A gene encoding C-type lectin domain family 1 member A isoform X1, which codes for MQAKGSSARDMLDADADTTTSLRSGASSATQRPEPGRTGHRPSPAWRPVALVLLTLSLVLLTGLAALGLVFFQFYQLSNAQQDSISQKEERLGNLSRQLQSLQTQNRKLAETLHHVAEKLCRELYNKTGEHRCSPCPEMWKWHGDKCYQFYKESRSWQGCEYFCIAENSTMLKINTQEVLDFAMPQSYSEFFYSYWTGLSRNGSGKAWLWMDGAPYSSELFEITIDFSSLRSRDCVTILNGKAFSKDCRELRRCACERRAARVELQGLQPPL
- the CLEC1A gene encoding C-type lectin domain family 1 member A isoform X2; translation: MKHYGHRPSPAWRPVALVLLTLSLVLLTGLAALGLVFFQFYQLSNAQQDSISQKEERLGNLSRQLQSLQTQNRKLAETLHHVAEKLCRELYNKTGEHRCSPCPEMWKWHGDKCYQFYKESRSWQGCEYFCIAENSTMLKINTQEVLDFAMPQSYSEFFYSYWTGLSRNGSGKAWLWMDGAPYSSELFEITIDFSSLRSRDCVTILNGKAFSKDCRELRRCACERRAARVELQGLQPPL